The Populus trichocarpa isolate Nisqually-1 chromosome 2, P.trichocarpa_v4.1, whole genome shotgun sequence genome has a window encoding:
- the LOC7471193 gene encoding chaperonin CPN60-2, mitochondrial — translation MYRFASGLASKASGVAGNNAKQIGSRLAWRRNYAAKDIKFGVEARALMLRGVEELADAVQVTMGPKGRNVVLEQSWGAPKVTKDGVTVAKSIEFQDRVKNIGASLVKQVANATNDVAGDGTTCATVLTRAIFAEGCKSVAAGMNAMDLRRGISMAVEAVVTSLKSRARMISTSEEIAQVGTISANGEREIGELIAKAMEKVGKEGVITISDGKTMDNELEVVEGMKLDRGYISPYFITNDKNQKCELEDPLILIHEKKISSMSSTVKVLELALKRQRPLLIVAEDLEGEVLATLILNKLRAGIKVCAIKAPGFGENRKASLQDLSILTGGQVITEELGLNLDNVGLEMLGSCKKVTVSKDDTIILDGLGDKKTIEERCEQLRSAIGTSTSDYDKEKLQERLAKLSGGVAVLKIGGASEAEVGEKKDRVTDALNATKAAVEEGIVPGGGVALLYASKELDKLHTANFDQKIGVQIIQNALKTPVHTIASNAGVEGAVVVGKLLEQDNPDLGYDAAKGEYVDMVKSGIIDPLKVIRTALVDAASVSSLMTTTEAIVYELPKVEKETPASNGMSGMGF, via the exons ATGTATCGTTTTGCCTCTGGCCTCGCCTCCAAAGCCAG TGGGGTGGCTGGCAACAACGCCAAGCAg ATTGGTAGTAGATTGGCTTGGAGGAGAAATTACGCGGCTAAAGACATCAAATTTGGTGTTGAAGCTCGTGCTTTGATGCTTAGAGGTGTTGAAGAGCTTGCTGATGCTGTTCAAGTTACCATGGGGCCTAAA GGACGTAATGTAGTTTTGGAACAAAGCTGGGGGGCTCCTAAAGTGACAAAAGATGGTGTAACTGTAGCAAAGAGTATTGAATTCCAAGACAGAGTTAAGAACATTGGTGCTAGCCTTGTGAAGCAGGTTGCAAATGCTACTAATGATGTGGCAGGCGATG GTACCACATGTGCAACTGTCCTTACCCGTGCAATATTCGCTGAAGGATGCAAGTCTGTGGCAGCTGGAATGAATGCCATGGACCTTAGACGTGGCATCTCAATGGCAGTTGAAGCTGTTGTGACAAGCTTGAAGAGCAGAGCAAGGATGATCAGCACATCTGAGGAAATAGCCCAG GTTGGGACAATATCAGCAAATGGAGAAAGAGAGATTGGTGAACTTATAGCCAAGGCTATGGAGAAAGTTGGCAAAGAGGGTGTCATTACAATCTCT GATGGAAAAACAATGGATAATGAATTGGAGGTTGTTGAGGGAATGAAGCTGGACAGGGGCTATATATCCCCTTATTTTATCACCAATGACAAGAACCAGAAATGT gAATTAGAAGATCCTCTCATTTTAATTCACGAAAAGAAGATCTCAAGCATGAGTTCTACTGTCAAAGTTTTAGAATTGGCCTTGAAG AGGCAAAGACCTTTGCTGATTGTTGCTGAAGATTTGGAGGGTGAGGTACTCGCAACTCTCATTTTGAACAAGCTTCGTGCTGGAATCAAG GTTTGTGCCATCAAAGCACCTGGATTTGGAGAAAATAGGAAGGCCAGTCTGCAGGATCTTTCCATTCTCACAGGGGGTCAG GTTATAACCGAAGAGCTCGGCTTGAACCTTGATAATGTGGGATTGGAAATGCTTGGCTCATGCAAAAAG GTGACGGTATCAAAGGATGACACTATTATTCTTGATGGGCTTGGTGACAAGAAAACCATTGAAGAAAGATGTGAGCAG TTGAGATCTGCTATCGGAACCAGCACCTCCGATTATGATAAAGAGAAGTTACAGGAGCGGCTAGCAAAACTTTCTGGTGGTGTTGCAGTTTTAAAG ATTGGTGGAGCCAGCGAAGCTGAAGTTGGTGAGAAGAAAGACAGAGTTACTGATGCTCTGAATGCCACCAAGGCTGCTGTAGAGGAGGGCATTGTACCTG GTGGGGGTGTTGCACTTCTTTACGCCTCTAAGGAGCTTGACAAATTGCATACTGCAAATTTTGATCAGAAGATCGGTGTCCAGATTATCCAGAATGCTCTCAAG ACACCTGTTCACACTATTGCTAGCAATGCGGGGGTAGAGGGAGCAGTTGTTGTTGGCAAGCTATTGGAGCAGGACAACCCTGACCTTGGATATGATGCAGCCAAAG GCGAGTATGTAGACATGGTGAAATCAGGAATTATCGATCCTTTGAAAGTCATTAGAACAGCCTTGGTAGATGCTGCGAG TGTGTCTTCCTTGATGACTACAACTGAGGCAATTGTGTATGAACTTCCCAAGGTTGAAAAGGAAACCCCAGCAAGCAATGGCATGAGCGGCATGGGATTTTGA